Below is a window of Camelina sativa cultivar DH55 chromosome 11, Cs, whole genome shotgun sequence DNA.
TGTCTCTACCATGTTTAATTATATCAAAGAAGTCAgacaataagaagaaaaaaagttggaagGAAAACACCCTAATTATTTCATAGCAATAGAATTCTTACGAGTAATTTTTTGCAGGCAGAGGGATTGAAGAGTCGGTTAATACTACTCTGAGACATTGTTGATACCCTACACTATGTGTTGGGACTTGTGATTTTGATTAGTCGTGTGTCTCTTCTGTCGTCTTACCCATCTATGATGGAAACCTAGTAGAgagaaatataatattatatgaatatatagaGAATAACCAGTTTcaggaaataaataattaaattattttcttgccAAAGTGTGTCTTAGTTATATGAATTCAGAAACTAATCTTCATCTTAAGTTAACcctaatattaatttaaacctAATCTGTAATCTTAAATTTGTGCAAAAgtgtattatataattaatgagTTCTATTTCTCGATGAGCTCGAGTCTTTAATCATTTACAAGAGATTATTGTTCTTACACaagcttataaaaaaaattatctttacaATGCTCTGTTTTATAGAGAAATTAAGCTTGGTTTCTCGGTTTCAAACCATACCTGATCACACAATTAAACATCGGGGAGAGTGTGAAATTTACAGTTACCGTGTAAGTCTATTTGTTGGGGTCTAAGAAACGGAAGTATCATAGCATTGGATCTAAATGATAGCATGGGAAAGCAAAGACAGCGATAACATTAGTGAAGCAAAAACACGTACAAGAGCCATATGAATGATAACAATTATGAGCAGCTAGTGTAGAGGAGGCCAGTAAGGGAAATTCAATTTCCTTAATGGAACGTTATCTCCAGTGCAGAAGGTAGTGCAAGTTTTTGTGGTGAGATCATAAACACCAAAGTTATAGCCCACAAAGTAGATGCAGTTAGGTTTGAGCCCGGGGGACGAGCTAGCCGGGACGCAAAAAGCCTGACTGTGTCCAACAAATATGCAAAGATCTCCAATGTCTTCTGTGTAGATCATGGTCTTGCTGTATTTATGCGATCGTTCCCCCTCTCTAAACACCATGAACTTTCTTGTTACGTGATTCAGTGGGTTGTCATCAAAGTCCTCCGAATCCTCGCCATACCTGCAAAGACATGATAGAGCCAATATGATGATACTCGAGCAAAAGagattttggtatatatattggtatgttataaaaacaaaagctaTTACCACTTGACGAGGAAAAGTTGGCCGGTGGGGGACTCCACAAGATGGTCTGTCCTGGAACATGCACTCACGTCCGCCAACTCTTGAAAGACCGACTTTGGGAGAGTGTCAAACTTGAATCTGGTGAAGCCGGGTATCTCAGAGTGGAGATCCAAACAACACAAGCGGTTACCTCCGAGAGTTGGGATGTAGAACCTTTTATCTTTCTTGGAAAACATGAGGTTCGATAAAGGGTTTACAGAGTGAGGCATGGTTTTGATGTTGATCCATTTACAGCTTCCAAAAGGCCTGCAGACACTCAACTGAGATCCCAATAATTTGACACCCACTACCCAATCTTTATCTCGTATAGGTAAAGATGAAATGGCCAGGCTTTGGATTTGGGAACCGGTGGGTAGAGGAGGTAGATAAGTGGCCacgttttttattttggaatcaGTGGGCTCGTAAAATATGGCTGGACCATATGAACTAGCGGCGTTGTTATAGTAAAGCTCGACTCGCAATCCATAACGTGAAAATCCGACAGTCATCGCATCACAGACCTCTTCCTTTAGATCCTTGTCCTTAATCAAGACTGCCTTTTCATTGCGAGTACTGTAATCGCATGTTGTTATGCGACCATCCGAGGAAGAGTCTGGATTGTTAAGTATGTAGTCAATCAACAGAAACGGGTAGGCTGGTCTAGACGAGAAGGGATGATTCACTTTAGTCTTATCATCCGAATCCAACCCGCTCGTGTAAGNNNNNNNNNNNNNNNNNNNNNNNNNNNNNNNNNNNNNNNNNNNNNNNNNNNNNNNNNNNNNNNNNNNNNNNNNNNNNNNNNNNNNNNNNNNNNNNNNNNNNNNNNNNNNNNNNNNNNNNNNNNNNNNNNNNNNNNNNNNNNNNNNNNNNNNNNNNNNNNNNNNNNNNNNNNNNNNNNNNNNNNNNNNNNNNNNNNNNNNNNNNNNNNNNNNNNNNNNNNNNNNNNNNNNNNNNNNNNNNNNNNNNNNNNNNNNNNNNNNNNNNNNNNNNNNNNNNNNNNNNNNNNNNNNNNNNNNNNNNNNNNNNNNNNNNNNNNNNNNNNNNNNNNNNNNNNNNNNNNNNNNNNNNNNNNNNNNNNNNNNNNNNNNNNNNNNNNNNNNNNNNNNNNNNNNNNNNNNNNNNNNNNNNNNNNNNNNNNNNNNNNNNNNNNNNNNNNNNNNNNNNNNNNNNNNNNNNNNNNNNNNNNNNNNNNNNNNNNNNNNNNNNNNNNNNNNNNNNNNNNNNNNNNNNNNNNNNNNNNNNNNNNNNNNNNNNNNNNNNNNNNNNNNNNNNNNNNNNNNNNNNNNNNNNNNNNNNNNNNNNNNNNNNNNNNNNNNNNNNNNNNNNNNNNNNNNNNNNNNNNNNNNNNNNNNNNNNNNNNNNNNNNNNNNNNNNNNNNNNNNNNNNNNNNNNNNNNNNNNNNNNNNNNNNNNNNNNNNNNNNNGTCCAACAAATATGCAAAGATCTCCAATGTCTTCTGTGTAGATCATGGTCTTGCTGTATTTATGCGATCGTTCCCCCTCTCTAAACACCATGAACTTTCTTGTTACGTGATTCAGTGGGTTGTCATCAAAGTCCTCCGAATCCTCGCCATACCTGCAAAGACATGATAGAGCCAATATGATGATACTCGAGCAAAAGAGATTTTGGTACATATATTGGTatgttataaaaacaaaagctaTTACCACTTGACGAGGAAAAGTTGGCCGGTGGGGGACTCCACAAGATGGTCTGTCCTGGAACATGCACTCACGTCCGCCAACTCTTGAAAGACCGACTTTGGGAGAGTGTCAAACTTGAATCTGGTGAAGCCGGGTATCTCAGAGTGGAGATCCAAACAACACAAGCGGTTACCTCCGAGAGTTGGGATGTAGAACCTTTTATCTTTCTTGGAAAACATGAGGTTCGATAAAGGGTTTACAGAGTGAGGCATGGTTTTGATGTTGATCCATTTACAGCTTCCAAAAGGCCTGCAGACACTCAACTGAGATCCCAATAATTTGACACCCACTACCCAATCTTTATCTCGTATAGGTAAAGATGAAATGGCCAGGCTTTGGATTTGGGAACCGGTGGGTAGAGGAGGTAGATAAGTGGCCacgttttttattttggaatcaGTGGGCTCGTAAAATATGGCTGGACCATATGAACTAGCGGCGTTGTTATAGTAAAGCTCGACTCGCAATCCATAACGTGAAAATCCGACAGTCATCGCATCACAGACCTCTTCCTTTAGATCCTTGTCCTTAATCAAGACTGCCTTTTCATTGCGAGTACTGTAATCGCATGTTGTTATGCGACCATCCGAGGAAGAGTCTGGATTGTTAAGTATGTAGTCAATCAACAGAAACGGGTAGGCTGGTCTAGACGAGAAGGGATGATTCACTTTAGTCTTATCATCCGAATCCAACCCGCTCGTGTAAGTTGTAGATGAGAACAGACGAACGTTTGTGTCTCTctgccatatatatatgttcaagtaGTCAGAGACAACACATACAAAAGGTTAAAAGGAAAAGCAAGAGATGCTTACGAGGATATTTTTGCACAGAGAGTGCTTGAACATTCGGTTGATTATAAGCCGTGACATTGTTGAAACTCGAAACTACGTGTGTGTATGTTTCGTCCTCTCTAGTCTCTACCTCAGTCCGAGTTAATATAGGATAGTATCCTTGCTCACCAAGTGATTGGCTAAAATGAATATTTAGAGAATAATTTGTTACAAGGAAATAAGATATTAGGGAATTTGATTGGCTAATTAAGTTTTATCTTTTCCCCGTCAAAAGAAAGAGGCATTCTACTAATTCTAAAATCtggaaataaaattatattgaatCAAAAATAAGCTTTGTAGATGAAATAAAAAggttacataataaaaaaaaggtgaaCGTCACTCTAGAAGCTGTACTGCACCTATAGAAGGAATGTTTTCCCTCAGTTTTTGAGTCAACGCGACACGAACAGTCATAACTCCAGCAGTTGGTCCAGTGAGCCGAACCTTAACAATGTAACCATCAATCTCAACCAACTCAAGCCCCCCACCTCCAGTACCAGATAGGTACGGCCGTAACTCAGAGAGAACCTTAATtgaacaacaaaaccaaaaaaagggcCCATTCATTCAGATCGATTACAAAACACAAGACgctaaattaaaaacaaacaaaaacgttataaaaaaaaccaaaccttttcGATGTTCTCATCGTTCAGCTCTAACCCTCCTGTCTCGGATTCAAGAAACTGCTCAACGGACATGATCTCTGGAATCTTGTCTCGGAGACGACTCTCGATNNNNNNNNNNNNNNNNNNNNNNNNNNNNNNNNNNNNNNNNNNNNNNNNNNNNNNNNNNNNNNNNNNNNNNNNNNNNNNNNNNNNNNNNNNNNNNNNNNNNNNNNNNNNNNNNNNNNNNNNNNNNNNNNNNNNNNNNNNNNNNNNNNNNNNNNNNNNNNNNNNNNNNNNNNNNNNNNNNNNNNNNNNNNNNNNNNNNNNNNNNNNNNNNNNNNNNNNNNNNNNNNNNNNNNNNNNNNNNNNNNNNNNNNNNNNNNNNNNNNNNNNNNNNNNNNNNNNNNNNNNNNNNNNNNNNNNNNNNNNNNNNNNNNNNNNNNNNNNNNNNNNNNNNNNNNNNNNNNNNNNNNNNNNNNNNNNNNNNNNNNNNNNNNNNNNNNNNNNNNNNNNNNNNNNNNNNNNNNNNNNNNNNNNNNNNNNNNNNNNNNNNNNNNNNNNNNNNNNNNNNNNNNNNNNNNNNNNNNNNNNNNNNNNNNNNNNNNNNNNNNNNNNNNNNNNNNNNNNNNNNNNNNNNNNNNNNNNNNNNNNNNNNNNNNNNNNNNNNNNNNNNNNNNNNNNNNNNNNNNNNNNNNNNNNNNNNNNNNNNNNNNNNNNNNNNNNNNNNNNNNNNNNNNNNNNNNNNNNNNNNNNNNNNNNNNNNNNNNNNNNNNNNNNNNNNNNNNNNNNNNNNNNNNNNNNNNNNNNNNNNNNNNNNNNNNNNNNNNNNNNNNNNNNNNNNNNNNNNNNNNNNNNNNNNNNNNNNNNNNNNNNNNNNNNNNNNNNNNNNNNNNNNNNNNNNNNNNNNNNNNNNNNNNNNNNNNNNNNNNNNNNNNNNNNNNNNNNNNNNNNNNNNNNNNNNNNNNNNNNNNNNNNNNNNNNNNNNNNNNNNNNNNNNNNNNNNNNNNNNNNNNNNNNNNNNNNNNNNNNNNNNNNNNNNNNNNNNNNNNNNNNNNNNNNNNNNNNNNNNNNNNNNNNNNNNNNNNNNNNNNNNNNNNNNNNNNNNNNNNNNNNNNNNNNNNNNNNNNNNNNNNNNNNNNNNNNNNNNNNNNNNNNNNNNNNNNNNNNNNNNNNNNNNNNNNNNNNNNNNNNNNNNNNNNNNNNNNNNNNNNNNNNNNNNNNNNNNNNNNNNNNNNNNNNNNNNNNNNNNNNNNNNNNNNNNNNNNNNNNNNNNNNNNNNNNNNNNNNNNNNNNNNNNNNNNNNNNNNNNNNNNNNNNNNNNNNNNNNNNNNNNNNNNNNNNNNNNNNNNNNNNNNNNNNNNNNNNNNNNNNNNNNNNNNNNNNNNNNNNNNNNNNNNNNNNNNNNNNNNNNNNNNNNNNNNNNNNNNNNNNNNNNNNNNNNNNNNNNNNNNNNNNNNNNNNNNNNNNNNNNNNNNNNNNNNNNNNNNNNNNNNNNNNNNNNNNNNNNNNNNNNNNNNNNNNNNNNNNNNNNNNNNNNNNNNNNNNNNNNNNNNNNNNNNNNNNNNNNNNNNNNNNNNNNNNNNNNNNNNNNNNNNNNNNNNNNNNNNNNNNNNNNNNNNNNNNNNNNNNNNNNNNNNNNNNNNNNNNNNNNNNNNNNNNNNNNNNNNNNNNNNNNNNNNNNNNNNNNNNNNNNNNNNNNNNNNNNNNNNNNNNNNNNNNNNNNNNNNNNNNNNNNNNNNNNNNNNNNNNNNNNNNNNNNNNNNNNNNNNNNNNNNNNNNNNNNNNNNNNNNNNNNNNNNNNNNNNNNNNNNNNNNNNNNNNNNNNNNNNNNNNNNNNNNNNNNNNNNNNNNNNNNNNNNNNNNNNNNNNNNNNNNNNNNNNNNNNNNNNNNNNNNNNNNNNNNNNNNNNNNNNNNNNNNNNNNNNNNNNNNNNNNNNNNNNNNNNNNNNNNNNNNNNNNNNNNNNNNNNNNNNNNNNNNNNNNNNNNNNNNNNNNNNNNNNNNNNNNNNNNNNNNNNNNNNNNNNNNNNNNNNNNNNNNNNNNNNNNNNNNNNNNNNNNNNNNNNNNNNNNNNNNNNNNNNNNNNNNNNNNNNNNNNNNNNNNNNNNNNNNNNNNNNNNNNNNNNNNNNNNNNNNNNNNNNNNNNNNNNNNNNNNNNNNNNNNNNNNNNNNNNNNNNNNNNNNNNNNNNNNNNNNNNNNNNNNNNNNNNNNNNNNNNNNNNNNNNNNNNNNNNNNNNNNNNNNNNNNNNNNNNNNNNNNNNNNNNNNNNNNNNNNNNNNNNNNNNNNNNNNNNNNNNNNNNNNNNNNNNNNNNNNNNNNNNNNNNNNNNNNNNNNNNNNNNNNNNNNNNNNNNNNNNNNNNNNNNNNNNNNNNNNNNNNNNNNNNNNNNNNNNNNNNNNNNNNNNNNNNNNNNNNNNNNNNNNNNNNNNNNNNNNNNNNNNNNNNNNNNNNNNNNNNNNNNNNNNNNNNNNNNNNNNNNNNNNNNNNNNNNNNNNNNNNNNNNNNNNNNNNNNNNNNNNNNNNNNNNNNNNNNNNNNNNNNNNNNNNNNNNNNNNNNNNNNNNNNNNNNNNNNNNNNNNNNNNNNNNNNNNNNNNNNNNNNNNNNNNNNNNNNNNNNNNNNNNNNNNNNNNNNNNNNNNNNNNNNNNNNNNNNNNNNNNNNNNNNNNNNNNNNNNNNNNNNNNNNNNNNNNNNNNNNNNNNNNNNNNNNNNNNNNNNNNNNNNNNNNNNNNNNNNNNNNNNNNNNNNNNNNNNNNNNNNNNNNNNNNNNNNNNNNNNNNNNNNNNNNNNNNNNNNNNNNNNNNNNNNNNNNNNNNNNNNNNNNNNNNNNNNNNNNNNNNNNNNNNNNNNNNNNNNNNNNNNNNNNNNNNNNNNNNNNNNNNNNNNNNNNNNNNNNNNNNNNNNNNNNNNNNNNNNNNNNNNNNNNNNNNNNNNNNNNNNNNNNNNNNNNNNNNNNNNNNNNNNNNNNNNNNNNNNNNNNNNNNNNNNNNNNNNNNNNNNNNNNNNNNNNNNNNNNNNNNNNNNNNNNNNNNNNNNNNNNNNNNNNNNNNNNNNNNNNNNNNNNNNNNNNNNNNNNNNNNNNNNNNNNNNNNNNNNNNNNNNNNNNNNNNNNNNNNNNNNNNNNNNNNNNNNNNNNNNNNNNNNNNNNNNNNNNNNNNNNNNNNNNNNNNNNNNNNNNNNNNNNNNNNNNNNNNNNNNNNNNNNNNNNNNNNNNNNNNNNNNNNNNNNNNNNNNNNNNNNNNNNNNNNNNNNNNNNNNNNNNNNNNNNNNNNNNNNNNNNNNNNNNNNNNNNNNNNNNNNNNNNNNNNNNNNNNNNNNNNNNNNNNNNNNNNNNNNNNNNNNNNNNNNNNNNNNNNNNNNNNNNNNNNNNNNNNNNNNNNNNNNNNNNNNNNNNNNNNNNNNNNNNNNNNNNNNNNNNNNNNNNNNNNNNNNNNNNNNNNNNNNNNNNNNNNNNNNNNNNNNNNNNNNNNNNNNNNNNNNNNNNNNNNNNNNNNNNNNNNNNNNNNNNNNNNNNNNNNNNNNNNNNNNNNNNNNNNNNNNNNNNNNNNNNNNNNNNNNNNNNNNNNNNNNNNNNNNNNNNNNNNNNNNNNNNNNNNNNNNNNNNNNNNNNNNNNNNNNNNNNNNNNNNNNNNNNNNNNNNNNNNNNNNNNNNNNNNNNNNNNNNNNNNNNNNNNNNNNNNNNNNNNNNNNNNNNNNNNNNNNNNNNNNNNNNNNNNNNNNNNNNNNNNNNNNNNNNNNNNNNNNNNNNNNNNNNNNNNNNNNNNNNNNNNNNNNNNNNNNNNNNNNNNNNNNNNNNNNNNNNNNNNNNNNNNNNNNNNNNNNNNNNNNNNNNNNNNNNNNNNNNNNNNNNNNNNNNNNNNNNNNNNNNNNNNNNNNNNNNNNNNNNNNNNNNNNNNNNNNNNNNNNNNNNNNNNNNNNNNNNNNNNNNNNNNNNNNNNNNNNNNNNNNNNNNNNNNNNNNNNNNNNNNNNNNNNNNNNNNNNNNNNNNNNNNNNNNNNNNNNNNNNNNNNNNNNNNNNNNNNNNNNNNNNNNNNNNNNNNNNNNNNNNNNNNNNNNNNNNNNNNNNNNNNNNNNNNNNNNNNNNNNNNNNNNNNNNNNNNNNNNNNNNNNNNNNNNNNNNNNNNNNNNNNNNNNNNNNNNNNNNNNNNNNNNNNNNNNNNNNNNNNNNNNNNNNNNNNNNNNNNNNNNNNNNNNNNNNNNNNNNNNNNNNNNNNNNNNNNNNNNNNNNNNNNNNNNNNNNNNNNNNNNNNNNNNNNNNNNNNNNNNNNNNNNNNNNNNNNNNNNNNNNNNNNNNNNNNNNNNNNNNNNNNNNNNNNNNNNNNNNNNNNNNNNNNNNNNNNNNNNNNNNNNNNNNNNNNNNNNNNNNNNNNNNNNNNNNNNNNNNNNNNNNNNNNNNNNNNNNNNNNNNNNNNNNNNNNNNNNNNNNNNNNNNNNNNNNNNNNNNNNNNNNNNNNNNNNNNNNNNNNNNNNNNNNNNNNNNNNNNNNNNNNNNNNNNNNNNNNNNNNNNNNNNNNNNNNNNNNNNNNNNNNNNNNNNNNNNNNNNNNNNNNNNNNNNNNNNNNNNNNNNNNNNNNNNNNNNNNNNNNNNNNNNNNNNNNNNNNNNNNNNNNNNNNNNNNNNNNNNNNNNNNNNNNNNNNNNNNNNNNNNNNNNNNNNNNNNNNNNNNNNNNNNNNNNNNNNNNNNNNNNNNNNNNNNNNNNNNNNNNNNNNNNNNNNNNNNNNNNNNNNNNNNNNNNNNNNNNNNNNNNNNNNNNNNNNNNNNNTACGGCCGTAACTCAGAGAGAACCTTAATtgaacaacaaaaccaaaaaaagggcCCATTCATTCAGATCGATTACAAAACACAAGACgctaaattaaaaacaaacaaaaacgttataaaaaaaaccaaaccttttcGATGTTCTCATCGTTCAGCTCTAACCCTCCTGTCTCGGATTCAAGAAACTGCTCAACGGACATGATCTCTGGAATCTTGTCTCGGAGACGACTCTCGATCCCCATCTTCAACGTCATTGATGAGCTAGGACACGAGCCACAAGCTCCTTGTAGCTTTAAAACCACCACAAGCCCGTCGATCTCGTGCAGCGCCACGTTTCCTCCGTCGGCCATTAGTGCAGGCCTTACTTCGTCTAGCACTCTCTCCACATTCTCTTCCGTTAACGGCATGACGCAGCTCACGTGACCAAACACTAAACCAAATCACTACTACAGTTCTAAGAGACTGTTCTGGTTTTTGCAAATCAAAAATACGATTTTCAAGCATTCGTTACCTGTTCGTTTTCTCAAAGGTCGAGCGTGGTGAACGCAAGAAAAATGTATTCTTTGGAATTGACCCCTGAGGAATGTACTGCATTTGGAAGAGACCCCATAACTATCTGAAATTGAGTTCTAAACACAAACGAAGGAGAAGACAAAGGAATCAGAAAAaaagtcctttttttttgtgaagctCGACGAACTGAACACAATTTACCTTAGAGTTGAGAAGCGACGAgcgaaaattagggttcttctcaGCTGACGAGACAGAGAGGTTCATCATTGCGATGCGGGTTTGACCCGAAACCGAACCCATTTGATGAATCCTCCTCACTCTTCTGCTTTACGATCGactaaatttccagaatttatGAAAACCCTTATCGGAGATTGGGATGAATCAGGTTGGATTGAGCTCTTCTTTACACCTGGGGAGAGAACAGAGTAACCACGAGTAgggaaaaaagagagaactttTCATTAGtggatgatgatggatgatgataCGTCTTGGAGATGATTTCATTTTGTGGCTAAGATTTTTTACAaactcaaataataaaaatataaaataacaaattcaattattgttataatttataattaagtatactaattttgttataatCAGAGAATTATTGAACCCAATAAAAAAGCACCTTTTCACTTTATTATGTAACAGATTTACGAACACTacaattacaaaacaataaaactggTCAAGAGTCCAGTTTGATCCCACCCAACTAACTTCAAATGTTCGCCATGTGATGTTTCTTGGGAACGTCAAGTATACTTTAATAAGACAGTTTtgaagtgtttttgtttttttttttgttttttcaaggATGATGAATGCAAGACTTTTTAGGGTCATGCTTTCCACTGGCGCAACTCGAAGGGATCACATACATTTGTAGTATTCCTTTCCACTCTTGGCCTGGGTTCACCGTGATTGGTTTCTCGACAGCCGCGCTTTCCACCGTTACAAAACGCTTAAAGTCGTCAACTCCCAAATCGGACACTTTCTTGTCCCATGGATTCCACACAACTGCACATTATATAATTAGTAGGAATCATCCATCATTAGTactaaaaaaaacccaaactgtTTATAATGTGTCTGTGTAATGTTGACAAAACTATGTGTTTAATTACTTGAATCGACTTGTCCCTCCTTGTGTACAACAAtagtcttctttttcttatggtCCACGATTCTTATGTTGTCTGGAGTGCTTAGGTACAACCtgtcaagctttttttttattgaaggtGTGTTGTTTAGTGATGAAACATTACAAACAAGAAGGGTTGAAATTTGAATTGGCAAAAGGGAAAAAGAGGGCTTACTTGAGCATTAAAAGTTATAACCTTCTCATGATCAGTAAAACGTGTTCTGTTCTTTTGTTGGTCAAGATAATCCAACTTGTGCAATCCTTCTACCTGGATTTCGCTGAACACATAAAACAACTAGCTTGATTCAACCATTCAAAGATGAGATCTTATGTCTCGTTTCAATATGGGAGATTATGTCTCCTTGGATTACCTGATATTGGAAACAGCGAAATAGGGGTGAAGAGCAAATGTGAAGTTAAACGGCTTAGTGTCAGAATTCTTAACACGAGATGTCAACGTCAAATCTCCATCATGTCCCAATTCTACTCTCAGTCTATATTCAAACCTGTAATTGGATACAG
It encodes the following:
- the LOC104722366 gene encoding nifU-like protein 3, chloroplastic — protein: MPLTEENVERVLDEVRPALMADGGNVALHEIDGLVVVLKLQGACGSCPSSSMTLKMGIESRLRDKIPEIMSVEQFLESETGGLELNDENIEKVRLTGPTAGVMTVRVALTQKLRENIPSIGAVQLLE
- the LOC104722367 gene encoding putative glucose-6-phosphate 1-epimerase, with product MGNKGNVGSVIFFWALLVAVVAMATEHRPIERTKGINGLDKIIVRDHRGRSFEVYLYGGQVTSWKNEKGEELLVMSSKAIFNPPTPIRGGIPILFPQYSNTGPLPSHGFARQRFWEVEANPPPLPSKTSSHAFVDLILRSSDDDLKIWPHKFEYRLRVELGHDGDLTLTSRVKNSDTKPFNFTFALHPYFAVSNISEIQVEGLHKLDYLDQQKNRTRFTDHEKVITFNAQLDRLYLSTPDNIRIVDHKKKKTIVVHKEGQVDSIVWNPWDKKVSDLGVDDFKRFVTVESAAVEKPITVNPGQEWKGILQMYVIPSSCASGKHDPKKSCIHHP
- the LOC104727748 gene encoding uncharacterized protein LOC104727748 — its product is MSRLIINRMFKHSLCKNILRDTNVRLFSSTTYTSGLDSDDKTKVNHPFSSRPAYPFLLIDYILNNPDSSSDGRITTCDYSTRNEKAVLIKDKDLKEEVCDAMTVGFSRYGLRVELYYNNAASSYGPAIFYEPTDSKIKNVATYLPPLPTGSQIQSLAISSLPIRDKDWVVGVKLLGSQLSVCRPFGSCKWINIKTMPHSVNPLSNLMFSKKDKRFYIPTLGGNRLCCLDLHSEIPGFTRFKFDTLPKSVFQELADVSACSRTDHLVESPTGQLFLVKWYGEDSEDFDDNPLNHVTRKFMVFREGERSHKYSKTMIYTEDIGDLCIFYTSGLDSDDKTKVNHPFSSRPAYPFLLIDYILNNPDSSSDGRITTCDYSTRNEKAVLIKDKDLKEEVCDAMTVGFSRYGLRVELYYNNAASSYGPAIFYEPTDSKIKNVATYLPPLPTGSQIQSLAISSLPIRDKDWVVGVKLLGSQLSVCRPFGSCKWINIKTMPHSVNPLSNLMFSKKDKRFYIPTLGGNRLCCLDLHSEIPGFTRFKFDTLPKSVFQELADVSACSRTDHLVESPTGQLFLVKWYGEDSEDFDDNPLNHVTRKFMVFREGERSHKYSKTMIYTEDIGDLCIFVGHSQAFCVPASSSPGLKPNCIYFVGYNFGVYDLTTKTCTTFCTGDNVPLRKLNFPYWPPLH